Proteins found in one Mytilus edulis chromosome 2, xbMytEdul2.2, whole genome shotgun sequence genomic segment:
- the LOC139512358 gene encoding uncharacterized protein, with product MYREEFTRRWNEENGQGSLDDRSPYQYGRNENSWRDHRTEQYNGRPLGNNYLANGIPLPVQSESGLHGPAVRRTNPLYSDNEETRFMGPDYDRRSIAATENIGQDNHGYSAYNGRRYERRPYDQRSAVVESRSGPGMQIYRGRGVLSEPGTRQSSNWEIPRAVESGSIDDIYRSSRQPRSVANSVVDYGNVPSWHRSLEPVYTEPHKSRRGSDTSIDISKKKTEMSTSTFVTIRILVIFFIIWDLVNDWLLASSGPIQFLGTSSDFESGMCKANCRVINKTFKLDILAIDTSMCSNTNDVWTLAAVFSLLGSLLSILQVINIVMEIIKKRKPNFFQILQGQSEICFVMFFEELPQNILFTIYFFLCDCDKLKPHVNLYALLASISACISMTLRFVTSFDTIGGEDGCCNLCWRCCCCRNKEYFCKIQPKECCCMCDMPCPLCCCTLGCKMCRYTPKTWCASLLKAFSCDCSCCKEENDSYGIRLMNNFSLLILWLCMAFQIVIFYSMVSFESTTPMSNGRFSDCNPVTTVV from the coding sequence ATGTATAGGGAAGAGTTCACACGCCGATGGAATGAAGAAAATGGTCAAGGGAGCCTAGATGATCGGTCTCCATATCAATATGGTAGAAATGAAAATTCTTGGCGAGATCATAGAACAGAACAATATAATGGACGTCCCTTAGGAAATAACTACCTTGCAAATGGCATCCCATTGCCCGTTCAGAGTGAAAGTGGACTACATGGACCAGCAGTGCGACGAACAAACCCACTATATAGCGACAACGAGGAAACCAGATTCATGGGACCTGACTATGACAGAAGAAGTATCGCTGCAACGGAAAATATAGGTCAAGATAATCATGGATATTCTGCTTATAATGGCAGAAGATATGAGAGACGACCGTACGATCAGAGATCAGCAGTTGTAGAATCAAGGAGTGGACCTGGTATGCAAATATACAGAGGGAGAGGAGTTCTATCTGAGCCAGGTACCAGACAGTCAAGTAATTGGGAAATACCGAGAGCCGTTGAAAGTGGTAGTATTGACGATATATACCGAAGTTCAAGACAACCGAGATCTGTTGCAAATAGTGTTGTAGACTATGGCAATGTACCGTCTTGGCACAGATCCCTTGAACCTGTTTATACAGAACCGCATAAAAGCAGGCGTGGTTCCGATACGAGCATAGACATCTCAAAGAAGAAGACAGAAATGTCAACCAGCACTTTCGTTACGATTcgtattttagtgatttttttcattatatggGATCTAGTCAATGATTGGTTGCTTGCAAGTTCTGGACCAATTCAGTTCCTTGGCACATCAAGTGATTTTGAATCTGGAATGTGTAAGGCGAATTGTAGAGTGATCAACAAGACATTTAAGCTCGATATATTAGCAATCGATACATCGATGTGTAGTAACACGAATGATGTTTGGACTCTGGCGGCTGTTTTTTCTCTCCTTGGATCACTGCTGTCAATCTTGCAAGTAATAAACATTGTTATGGAAATTATTAAAAAGAGGAAACCAAACTTTTTCCAAATTTTGCAAGGTcaaagtgaaatatgttttgttatgtttttcgAAGAACTTCCGCAAAACATACTATTTactatttatttctttttgtgtGATTGTGATAAGCTAAAGCCTCACGTGAACCTTTATGCATTGTTGGCTTCTATCAGCGCATGTATTTCCATGACACTTCGGTTTGTCACGAGTTTTGACACAATTGGAGGAGAGGACGGGTGTTGCAATCTGTGCTGGCGCTGCTGTTGTTGCCGAAACAAGGAATATTTTTGCAAGATACAACCAAAAGAATGCTGCTGCATGTGCGATATGCCATGTCCTCTTTGCTGTTGTACACTTGGGTGTAAAATGTGTAGATACACTCCAAAAACTTGGTGCGCATCATTGCTTAAAGCATTTTCTTGTGATTGTAGTTGTTGCAAGGAAGAAAACGATTCATATGGCATAAGACTAATGAACAATTTTTCACTTCTTATTTTATGGCTATGTATGGcttttcaaattgttattttttatagtatGGTGAGTTTCGAATCCACGACTCCTATGTCAAATGGACGTTTTTCAGACTGCAACCCTGTAACGACTGTTGTTTGA
- the LOC139512360 gene encoding zinc finger MYND domain-containing protein 19-like yields the protein MAGFKLGVIRLGKAAGKIKYSLLDEQDVSLIRRYGFQAHVDMDRDGNGAKIYAYAYDLIKGKSSMQSLHNMLWEKYRGGIAPGFKVVHLNGITVDNRLDNLALIPEDFPVDMVEEPSTKSREQSLYWLAVQQLHIAPLQCQNPIEIQKHKFYDNNGHDVYLEEDSIYYECHYPPCTNMEKHIRQFSICGRCQQVRYCGTICQQQDWPVHKTYCIERPAVDSDTESLPDR from the exons ATGGCAGGATTTAAATTAGGAGTTATCCGGTTAGGAAAAGCGGCAGGAAAA ATAAAATATTCCCTTTTAGACGAACAGGATGTGTCCTTAATTAGACGATATGGCTTTCAGGCCCACGTAGATATGGATCGAGATGGTAATGGTGCCAAGATATATGCCTATGCATACGATCTGATAAAAGGGAAGTCCTCGATGCAGTCACTTCATAATATGTTATG GGAGAAATATAGAGGAGGTATTGCTCCAGGATTCAAAGTTGTTCATCTGAACGGTATCACTGTTGACAACAGATTAGATAACCTTGCACTCATCCCTGAAGATTTTCCTGTGGATATGGTTGAAGAACCATCTACAAAATCCAGAGAACAGAGTCTGTACTGGTTAGCTGTGCAGCAGTTACACATAGCTCCATTACAATGT CAAAATCCAATAGAAATCCAAAAGCACAAGTTTTATGATAATAATGGTCATGATGTATACTTAGAAG aGGACAGTATTTATTATGAATGTCATTATCCCCCTTGTACCAACATGGAGAAACATATCAGACAGTTCAGCATATGTGGGCGTTGTCAGCAAGTTAg GTATTGCGGGACAATTTGTCAACAGCAAGATTGGCCTGTCCACAAGACTTACTGCATTGAACGACCAGCTGTAGACTCAGACACAGAGAGTTTACCCGACAGATGA